A portion of the Etheostoma spectabile isolate EspeVRDwgs_2016 unplaced genomic scaffold, UIUC_Espe_1.0 scaffold00018250, whole genome shotgun sequence genome contains these proteins:
- the LOC116679859 gene encoding probable G-protein coupled receptor 25, producing the protein MDTYTDDESYDYYSDNFTYDGLFNCSGSHLHGSNIFLPILYYLIFFTGFLGNLFVISVVGSKGRRGGRLVDTFVVNLALADLIFVLTLPLWAISASQSGYWDFGRIGDLLCKLSSYIIAVNRFSNIFFLTCMSVDRYLAVVKLMDSRYLRSSRCIRATCAAVWLSSLVLGIPSLVYRRVEPSGDGLYCVEDNNSSFFLGLSLTMAFLNFVFPVLIIVLCYGTIIVHLNHHCAANPRAEARRRHSLKMVLSIIVAFVVSWLPFNVFKVIIISSHLLNADLSCDAQMWQRNGLLVSCCLAFLNSCVNPAIYFFLDHHFRRRAERLYKKCIGQPKLQRSHNSSASFTNVGTSES; encoded by the coding sequence ATGGACACCTACACAGATGATGAAAGTTATGATTACTACAGTGACAACTTTACTTATGATGGTTTATTTAATTGCTCTGGCTCACACCTGCATGGCTCCAACATCTTCCTGCCCATACTGTATTACCTCATATTTTTCACAGGCTTTTTGGGGAACCTCTTTGTTATCTCAGTCGTGGGCAGCAAAGGGAGGAGAGGTGGGCGTCTGGTGGACACTTTTGTTGTCAACCTGGCCCTGGCCGACCTCATCTTTGTCCTCACGCTGCCTCTGTGGGCAATCTCTGCAAGCCAGAGTGGCTATTGGGACTTTGGGAGAATTGGGGACCTGCTGTGTAAACTGAGCAGCTACATCATAGCTGTGAACCGTTTCTCTAACATCTTTTTTCTCACCTGCATGAGTGTCGATCGTTACCTGGCGGTGGTGAAGCTGATGGACTCGAGGTACCTCAGGAGCAGCAGGTGCATTCGTGCCACTTGTGCTGCCGTGTGGTTGAGCTCGCTGGTGCTTGGCATCCCATCCCTGGTGTACCGCAGAGTGGAGCCGTCCGGTGATGGACTCTACTGCGTGGAAGATAACAACTCAAGTTTTTTTCTTGGCTTGAGTCTCACCATGGCGTTCCTTAACTTTGTCTTCCCAGTGTTAATAATTGTGCTCTGTTATGGCACCATCATTGTGCATCTCAACCACCACTGTGCTGCAAATCCTCGAGCTGAAGCCCGTCGCAGACACTCCTTGAAGATGGTCCTCTCCATCATAGTGGCCTTCGTGGTGTCCTGGCTCCCCTTCAACGTCTTCAAAGTCATTATAATCAGCTCACACCTCTTAAATGCTGATTTGAGTTGTGACGCTCAGATGTGGCAAAGAAACGGGCTCCTCGTCTCGTGCTGCCTGGCCTTCCTCAACAGCTGTGTGAATCCAGCCATTTACTTTTTCCTGGACCATCACTTCAGACGACGGGCCGAGCGCCTGTACAAGAAGTGCATAGGGCAGCCAAAATTGCAGCGGAGCCACAACTCCTCAGCTTCATTCACCAATGTTGGCACTTCAGAGAGCTAA